The genomic region CCTTTCCGCAATCCTCACACCGGAACTCGTAGACTGGCATGGCTTCCTCCTCTCCAAAAGAATCCCGCCATCTCTTCACAGTCAACGTAGTGTTCAACCCGGCAATTGTCAACCCAACCCACGTTGCCTTGAACCCCCCGGCCCCATCGAGTATAGTGGTGGCCGGCACTTGAGCTCGCAACTATGCACTTCGACGTGGGAGTAATGCGTGCGATGAGCGACGCCATATACTGACCGAAGCCGACACCTGTCGGAAGTACGTCTTGCCGAAGCTGGTCTCCGGTAAGGTGTACATCCAGGGCGCGGAACTGATTGCCAGGAGGCAAGCGTGAACACGAACCGTAAGAACACAGTTGTGATCCTTGGCACAGGGGCTACCATAGGTTCTGGCTACACACGCTGCGGGCAAAATCTTCCTGGTGATCGCGGTTTCTTTGGCGATCCCATGGTGCAGAAGCGACTCAGTGACTATCCTGCTCTGGATGTCATGCTTGACTCTTTCCGTCGAATGTACGGGGGTGATCTCGCCAAGGTTGGCCTTGAGGAGGTGTGCACATTTTTGGAGTTTTGCTCAATAGGGCCTTACAAAGATTTGCACGATCTGAGCGACGAAAAGCAGAAATGGCTTGGACGAATCCGTATTTCAAACCGCAACGACGAACACTGCCTTTGCAAGAAGTTCCGCGCAGACAATAGAATCCCACCTGATTTGGAATCCATCGACATGTCACTTCTGATTGGATGGGATCTGAAATGCCTCTTGTCTGAGACATACCATGGGATATCGTCTCCTGGAACCCCCACAAACTACAAGAAGTTGATGGACACCTATGAGATTCCACAGGCACTGCCGACGGTGTTCATCAGCCTCAACTACGATACGGTTCTTGAGCACGCACTCAAGGACGCTGGGTTACCTTGGTACTATGCCCATATACCCACCGCGATTGAGCGTGATCCAGGTGGCATTGAAATTATCAAGCCCCATGGATCACTCAACTGGCTGTTCGAAGGCAACGAACCCCAGGTCAGCATCTCTACGGATTATGGACTCGAACCAGTAGCCAATCGCTGTTCCGAAGTAAACCGATTTGAAGAGGCGATGATCATCCCACCAACGCAGTTGAAGGGCGCGTTGAACATTCCCGAGACCCAAGCAACCCTCACGATCCATCTTTTTGGAAAGATTTGGAAGAGGGCGGCTGATGTCCTTGTTAGTGCGGACCGCGTATTCACCATCGGTTACTCCTTTCCCTCTACCGATCATCATTTTCGGACGCTGCTTCAGTTGGTAAACACGAAACGCGAGCGAAAGAACTACGACGAAGTCTATTGCTGTACGTTAGCGAGTGGGGACGAAAAAGCGGATAAAGACCAGAACGGTGTATTCGAGAGCGCGAAACTCTTTTTTCCTTCTCAGAATTTCTATCACTACGACCAGGGCTTTGGACAGTTTGCGGCAGATACGCGAAACGGATAAGCGGGATTACCGACTATGAGTTGTGGCACCACAGCAGTTGTGCGGAGCGACGGACAAACCGATTTGAGACAGTCTCCAGAATCATTTGGGACACTGTCGAAGCTGGGCCAAGTGAAACTCGATAACCCTGAAACCGTCTCCAAACGGCATGTGCCTTTCTAGGCTTAAAGGCCATTTGTAGGTTAAGCCTGGAACGGGTGATTGAAGATCATAATGTGCTGAAAAACAATATCTTTTTCATTTAGGAGCAAGAGCTTTGTTCCTTCAGTTGCCGGAAGCTGTTGTCGAAGCGGCCTCCGTTACGGGGTTGGAGCACCTCAGTTGGACGGTCAAGCATGGGTCGGACATCGCACCCATCGAACCTACCGTGAAACATCTTGTCGGGAGGAATGCATGAGCGAGCTCAAAATATGTTTCAAGAAGGTGGACTACGGCCTTGATGGCTTACTGCACTTCATTGACATCGGAGACATCGGATTGCCGGACATTCAGCGGCCCTTCGTGTGGTCGAACGCGAAGGTGCGGGATCTTTTCGATTCGATGTATCGCGGGTTTCCCGTCGGCTACCTGCTGTTTTGGGAGAACGGGACCGGTAACGGAGCTAAGCAGATTGGGGTGGACGGTAAGCAGCACCCGATACCGGCACGCCTGATCGTCGACGGCCAGCAAAGGCTGACATCATTGTTCGCGGTGTTCCGAGGAAAGAAGGTGGTGGATGAGGACTATCGCGAGCGACAGATCGAGGTGGCGTTCCGGCCCCGGGACGGGAAGTTCGAAGTGGCGGACGCGCCTATCCGACGCGACCCGGAGTGGATCGCGAATATCTCCGATATCTGGTCGTCGGGGAAGTCCAGTTACCAAATGGTCAAGGGCTTCTTTGAAAAGCTCGAAGCCAAGGGGCCTCTGAGCGTGGAGGATAAAGAGGGTATTGCCCATAATCTCGATCGCCTCTTCGACCTCCAAAAGTATCCGTTTACCGCGCTGGAGATTGCGCCTACCGTGGATGAGGAGCAGGTGGCCGATATCTTTGTCCGCATCAACAGCGAAGGGGTACGCCTGAATCAAGCGGACTTCATCCTCACGCTGATGTCCGTGTTCTGGGACGAAGGGCGCATGGCTCTGGAGACGTTCTGCCGCCAGGCGCGTAAGGCGCCGGACACCTCCGCACCGGCTTCATCGTTCAACCACTTTATCCGGCCTGATCCGGATCAGCTCTTGCGCGTGGCCGTGGCGCTCGGGTTTGGGCGCGGGCGGCTCAAGAGCGTGTATCAGGTGCTCCGCGGCAAGGATTTGGAGACCGGCGAGTTCTCGGACAGCCGGCGGGACGCCCAGTTCAAGCTACTCCAAGAGGCGCAGGCCGAGGTGCTGAGTCTTACCCATTGGCATCAGTTCCTGTCGTGCCTGATCGGCGCGGGTTTCCGAAGCGCAGAGATGATCTCCTCGCAGAATGCCCTCCTGTATGCTTATGCGTTCTATCTCATCGGGCGGAAACGTCTTGGCCTTGCCGAGCATCGACTCCAGAAGCTGATCGGGCGATGGTTCTTCGCGGCGAGCCTGACCGGGCGCTACACCGGATCTCCGGAAACAGTGATGGATGGCGACCTGAATCGGCTGAAAAGGGCAAAGGATGGCGACTCGTTTGCGGGTCTACTCGACGAAACAATGGCGAACGAACTCACCAACGACTTCTGGACCGTGACGCTGCCCTCGAATCTGGACAGCTCTTCAGCGAGGAATCCAGAGTTGTTCGCCTACATAGCGGCCCAGAACCGACTAGGCGCGCCCGTATTGTTTTCCCACAAGAAAGTACAGGACCTTCTTGATCCTGCCATTAAGACAAAGAGGAGGGCGTTGGAAAGACATCACCTCTTCCCGCGCGCGTGGCTAGAGTCGCAGGGAGTGGAGGATCTGAAGAGGATCAACCAACTGGCGAATTTCGCCCTCCTGGAGTGGCCAGAGAACATTAAGATCGGCGATACGCCACCGGTGGAATATTTGCCGCAGATCCAGCGGCGTTTTTCTGTCGATGAATGGGCGAGGATGTGTGAACATCACGCCTTACCGGAGAACTGGCACCAGATGCCCTACGAGACGTTCCTTCAGAAGCGGCGGAAACTCATGGCGGGCATTATCCGACGAGGTTTTGAGACCTTGAAGTAGGAAGTGTGGTGGAGGCGCTTTTAGTGCTTCTGCCGTCGAAGGCGCCGCGTTCGCCTCGTTCGATGGTCTTAGCTGAACCCTAAAGCACGGTCCCCGACAACCGCACCGTGGGCCACTTGTCGAGAGCCAATTCCGACGGCGTGATTGCGTCCGCCTGATTTACACGAATGGGCGACAGACCGAGAAGCCTGTAATGAGATTGAAAAAAGGCCAGCGTTACGATGTGTCTCAGCTACTGGAGGCCCAATGGGAGCCAGGCTCCCACGGCCGGGTGCTCAAGAATCTGCTGGGAATTACCCGCAAGCGGGAGATGGATCACGTTGAAGCTCGAGAGCAGCTTCGGGCGCTGGAAGAGCTCATCGGCATCTATGACGAGCGTCATCGTTTCACCGCGGCGGATGTGCGGAGGATCCACAAGATTTGGTTGGGTCCCATTTACGTCTGGGCCGGTGAGTATCGGCAGGTGAATGTCAGTAAAGGTGATTTCCCCTTTGCCGCTGCTGGACAAATTTCCCGCTTGATGACTGAGCTTGAGAAAGGGCCCCTCCGAGAATTTACGCCTTGCCGCTTCACCTCTCTGGATGAGGTGGTACGCGCCGTTGCTGTTGTTCATACGGAACTGATGCTGATCCATCCATTCCGTGAGGGGAATGGTAGGGTCGGCCGTTTCCTGGCGATCTTGATGGGGTTACAGGCCAGATTGCCGCCTTTGGACTTTCGGGGGATCAAAGGGCGAAAACGTCTGGAGTATTTCGCGGCAGTGCGGGTCGGCCTAGACCGAGATTACGGACCGATGGAAAGGATTATTAGCGATGTGATCCGGAGGACACTGCGGATTTCCTAGAGCTCTTGGCTGTATCGATAGCTTTGGAAGCGACAGACGTTCGAGTGACACCTAGACGAGCGCCTTCAATAGCTGATGAACTGGACACGGCCGTCCAGAGCAACGAGTGCCTTTGCGCAGGATCTTTCAGATAGGGGTTCGTTTCGATCAGGGGCTTTTTACGCATAGCTTTTTATACCACACCCTGGGCAGTTGGTCACCATGAAAGCGCAACCATGAATATCGCCCAACTCACCGAATCCGTCGTCGAAGACCGCACGGCCAGCCCAAAAACCGCCTGACGTGCTCGCGGCGTTGAGTAAACTCACTCACTGTCTTGAGTAACTCGTCGGTATTGTTGCAGTGCCCGAAGGCGCTGGCCTTCCGCCTGGCCGAAGCGGACGCTCCTGGGGCGGGGACGGGATTCCGGTAGAAGAGTTCCTGCTCCAACCGGTCACCCATTGGGTTACGCAATGAGATGAGCGCCCCCCTTGGTGGGTTTAGAAGGTGCTCAGCGTCCGGTCTCTGTATTCGTGGGATTCTCATAGAGAGCGAAGAGCCAAGCGTGACAACTGTAACGTGGCGGTTTCAAGGGCATTGCTTCGCCGATATCCTGGAGACCGTTGAACTGAAAGCGCTCCAATCTGCAATCGCCGCCGAGCACGACGCATTGCTTCCTGCCATCCTCGACCGCGTATTCAAGGGGGAACTCTGAGTGGTTGCCGACTACACGCCACGGCAAGGGCAGTTTCTCGCCTTCATTTACTACTACACCAAGGTCAACGGGCGGCCGCCCGCCGAAGCCGACATACAGCGATACTTTCAGGTCACGGCCCCCTCGGTTCATCAAATGGTCGTGATGTTGGAAAAGCGGGGATACATCGCGCGGGTACCGGGGCAGGGACGTTCAATACGTCTCTTGCTTTCACGTGAAAAATTGCCGGATTTGGAATGACGGACGATAGTGAGTCAGATATAATTAGCTATATAGTCACTTAGTGACTAAGTAACTCTTGATATCCTACTCGAACTCTACTATTTTTGTATAGTGCCCCATATGTCCCTTTACATGATTGTCATTCCGGGCTTGACCCGGGATCCAGTCTTTCGGCGCTGGATTCCCGCTTTCGCGGGAATGACGGCTCCAGAATGAATGTAGAGAAGCATTAGATACACTACACTAGCCCTGTGGAAATACGATTCCGCGACAAGCAACTTGATCGACTCGAAACCGACCCAAAATTTGACGGCGGCTTCTCCGGGACAATCGTCAGGAAGTTCCGTCAGAGGTTGCAAGAGATTCGAGCCGCCCCCGATGAAAGGGTATTCCACCAATTGCGATCCATGCGGTTCGAGAAGTTGAAAGGTGACCGACAACATCAGTATTCAATGCGACTGAATGACCAGTGGCGCTTGATTGTAGAGTTTGAGAGGACTTCGCCAAATAAAGTTGCCGTAGTGGTTGGAATCGAGGATTACCACTAACGGGAGAGGCGATGAGTCAAAAGATGATGACGCAAAGAGTGCCGGCAGAGGTGTTTCCTCCCGGCGAACTGATTAGAGAGGAACTGGAGGCACGGGGATGGACTCAAACAGACTTGGCGGAGATTCTCGGGCGGCCTCTCAAGCTCGTGAATGACATCATTCTCGGCAAGCGGACCATCACCCCTGAAACAGCCCAGGGTCTCGGTGATGCCTTCGGTGTTGATCCTCAGTTTTTTCTGAATCTTGAAAGTGCCTATCAGTTATGGCAGGTGGGAAAAACCCAAACACGCGGCCAAGAAGTGTCAAGGCGTGCCCGTCTTTACGATAAGGTACCAATCCGAGAGCTGCTCCGACGTCACTGGATTGAGCGATCAGAAAACATAGACGTTCTTGAACAGCGTGTGCTTAATTTCTATGGGATCAAGAATATCACGGACGAACCGAGATTTTGGCCCGTTGCCGCCAAAACCTCTGCGCCTGAACTGACTTTGGCGCACTGGGCATGGTTGGCTCGCGCAAGACACATCGCTCGGGC from Candidatus Methylomirabilis lanthanidiphila harbors:
- the vbhT gene encoding Adenosine monophosphate-protein transferase VbhT; this translates as MRLKKGQRYDVSQLLEAQWEPGSHGRVLKNLLGITRKREMDHVEAREQLRALEELIGIYDERHRFTAADVRRIHKIWLGPIYVWAGEYRQVNVSKGDFPFAAAGQISRLMTELEKGPLREFTPCRFTSLDEVVRAVAVVHTELMLIHPFREGNGRVGRFLAILMGLQARLPPLDFRGIKGRKRLEYFAAVRVGLDRDYGPMERIISDVIRRTLRIS
- a CDS encoding transcriptional regulator; amino-acid sequence: MVADYTPRQGQFLAFIYYYTKVNGRPPAEADIQRYFQVTAPSVHQMVVMLEKRGYIARVPGQGRSIRLLLSREKLPDLE